The following are encoded in a window of Pseudomonas graminis genomic DNA:
- a CDS encoding MFS transporter, translated as MSPESPAPSSESSAKSALRLPGFFAFLTARLAAVFAMQIQAVVVAWQVYDMTRSPISLAYVGLAQFIPMLLLLMPAGDLIDRYDRKMILTISWSVQAVCSLMLMLFSVTHHQDTRLIYATLALFGCARAFTGPALQSLLPQVVPREKLASAIATNSMIMRIATIAGPLVGGGLYAAGGGGLTYSVCMASFIAGVLLLIRVPVLYAGKKQILESTAWKRFTAGIAFIRSRPIILGTISLDLFAVLLGGVVALLPIYAHEVLHLGPQGLGALRSAMSLGEVGTGLYLSFRPFDRHVGLVMFIAVAVFGVANLVFALSTLFWLSLLALMIAGAADMVSVYIRSTLVQFSTPDDMRGRVNAVNMLFIGSSNELGEFRAGSSAALWGAVPAAIIGGLCTLGVVGAWMVGFKALRQVNHFADASPVEMTEKQTARV; from the coding sequence TTGAGCCCCGAATCGCCCGCCCCGTCCTCTGAATCCTCCGCTAAAAGCGCCTTGCGGCTGCCCGGCTTTTTTGCCTTCCTGACTGCGCGCCTCGCTGCCGTCTTTGCCATGCAGATTCAGGCAGTGGTTGTCGCCTGGCAGGTCTACGACATGACCCGCAGCCCGATCTCCCTGGCCTATGTGGGTCTGGCGCAGTTCATTCCCATGTTGCTGCTGTTGATGCCGGCCGGCGACCTGATCGACCGCTATGATCGCAAGATGATCCTGACCATCAGTTGGTCGGTGCAAGCGGTGTGCAGCCTGATGCTGATGCTGTTTTCAGTGACACACCATCAGGATACGCGGCTCATTTACGCCACCCTCGCCCTGTTCGGCTGCGCCCGCGCCTTTACCGGGCCTGCGTTGCAGAGCCTCCTGCCACAAGTCGTCCCGCGTGAAAAACTCGCGTCGGCCATTGCGACGAACAGCATGATCATGCGCATCGCCACCATCGCCGGGCCTCTGGTCGGCGGTGGCCTGTATGCGGCAGGCGGCGGTGGGCTGACCTACTCGGTGTGCATGGCCAGTTTCATCGCCGGTGTGCTGTTGTTGATCCGCGTGCCGGTGCTCTACGCCGGCAAAAAACAGATCCTCGAGTCCACGGCCTGGAAGCGCTTTACCGCAGGCATTGCGTTCATCCGCTCGAGGCCGATCATCCTCGGCACCATTTCCCTCGACCTGTTCGCCGTGCTGCTCGGTGGCGTCGTGGCGCTGCTGCCGATTTATGCCCACGAAGTGCTGCACCTGGGGCCGCAAGGCCTGGGTGCGCTGCGCAGTGCGATGAGCCTGGGCGAGGTCGGCACCGGGCTGTACCTGAGCTTCCGGCCTTTTGATCGACATGTCGGCCTGGTCATGTTCATCGCCGTCGCGGTGTTCGGAGTCGCCAATCTGGTGTTCGCGCTGTCGACGCTGTTCTGGCTGTCGCTGCTGGCCTTGATGATCGCCGGTGCGGCGGACATGGTCAGCGTCTACATCCGCTCCACGCTGGTGCAGTTCTCTACGCCGGACGACATGCGCGGGCGGGTCAACGCGGTGAATATGCTGTTCATCGGCTCGTCCAACGAACTGGGCGAATTCCGCGCCGGCAGCAGCGCAGCACTGTGGGGCGCCGTGCCCGCCGCAATCATCGGTGGCCTGTGCACACTGGGTGTTGTGGGCGCCTGGATGGTCGGCTTCAAGGCGCTGCGCCAGGTCAACCACTTCGCCGACGCCTCGCCGGTCGAAATGACGGAAAAGCAGACTGCGCGGGTCTGA
- the trmA gene encoding tRNA (uridine(54)-C5)-methyltransferase TrmA — MSSTFDPANYNVQLDEKAARLRELLAPFEAPEPQVFDSPREHYRLRAEFRLWRDDGKRHYAMFAPGDKHTPILINDFPIASQQINALMPVLRDRWEASKTLNHKLFQVDFLTTLAGDGMITLCYHRPLDDAWQVEAEQLAADLNVSVIGRSKGQRLVIGRDYVTERLDVAGRTFSYRQPEGAFTQPNGTVNQKMLSWAYDALGDRDDDLLELYCGNGNFTLPLATRVRKVLATEISKTSVNAALSNLADNGVDNVSLVRLSAEELTEALNEVRPFRRLAGVDLKSYDFGSVFVDPPRAGMDPDTCELTRRFERILYISCNPETLAANIAQLHDTHRVDRCALFDQFPYTHHMESGVLLVRR, encoded by the coding sequence ATGAGTTCTACGTTCGACCCTGCAAACTACAACGTTCAGCTCGATGAGAAGGCCGCGCGCCTGCGCGAGTTGCTGGCGCCTTTCGAGGCGCCCGAGCCTCAGGTCTTCGACTCGCCGCGTGAGCATTACCGCCTGCGCGCCGAGTTTCGCCTGTGGCGCGACGACGGCAAGCGTCACTACGCCATGTTCGCGCCGGGCGACAAGCACACGCCGATCCTGATCAACGACTTCCCCATCGCCAGCCAGCAGATCAACGCGCTGATGCCAGTGCTGCGGGATCGTTGGGAAGCGAGCAAGACGCTCAATCACAAACTGTTCCAGGTGGATTTTCTGACCACGCTGGCCGGTGACGGCATGATCACCCTGTGCTATCACCGCCCGCTGGACGACGCCTGGCAAGTCGAGGCCGAGCAATTGGCCGCCGACCTGAATGTCAGCGTGATTGGTCGTTCGAAGGGGCAGCGTCTGGTGATCGGTCGCGATTATGTGACCGAGCGGTTGGACGTCGCTGGCCGGACCTTCAGCTATCGCCAGCCGGAAGGCGCGTTCACCCAGCCCAACGGCACAGTGAATCAGAAAATGCTGAGTTGGGCGTACGACGCGCTGGGCGATCGCGACGATGATTTGCTGGAGCTGTATTGCGGCAACGGCAACTTCACGCTGCCGTTGGCGACCCGCGTGCGCAAGGTGCTGGCGACCGAGATCAGCAAGACGTCGGTCAATGCTGCACTGAGCAACCTGGCGGACAACGGTGTGGATAACGTGTCGCTGGTGCGCCTGTCGGCTGAAGAGCTGACTGAAGCCCTGAATGAGGTGCGCCCGTTCCGTCGTCTGGCCGGTGTCGATTTGAAAAGCTACGACTTTGGCAGCGTGTTCGTCGACCCACCCCGCGCCGGCATGGACCCGGACACCTGCGAGCTAACGCGGCGTTTCGAACGCATCCTGTACATCTCATGCAACCCGGAAACCCTGGCCGCGAATATCGCACAGCTGCACGACACCCACCGGGTCGATCGCTGCGCGCTGTTTGATCAGTTTCCGTACACACATCACATGGAGTCAGGGGTTTTGCTTGTTCGTCGGTGA
- a CDS encoding NCS2 family permease, translating to MLERLFQLRAHNTNVRTEILAGVTTFLAMAYILFVNPSILGETGMDKGAIFVATCLAAAIGSTVMGLIANYPIALAPGMGLNAFFTYTVVLHMGHTWQVALGAVFISAVMFFLLSIFRIREWIINSIPLPLRSAIAAGIGLFLALIALHNAEIVVTNPATMVGLGDLAKPAPILAALGFALIVALEALKVRGAVLIGILAVTIVSIVMGFSPFGGVVSMPPSLAPTFLQLDIPGALNIGLVSVIFSFLFVDLFDNSGTLIGVAKRAGLMGKDGHMPKMGRALIADSTAAMAGSLLGTSTTTSYIESAAGVSAGGRTGLTAIVVAVLFLLALFFAPLAGSVPAFATAPALLFVAVLMTSGLAEINWDDITEAAPVVITALAMPFTYSIANGIAFGFISWTVIKLLSGRGRELNSALVVLSILFVIKLGFYP from the coding sequence ATGCTGGAGCGGTTGTTTCAACTCAGGGCACATAACACCAATGTGCGCACCGAAATTCTGGCCGGGGTCACGACCTTTCTGGCCATGGCCTACATTCTGTTCGTGAACCCGAGCATCCTTGGCGAGACCGGCATGGACAAGGGCGCGATCTTCGTCGCCACCTGTCTGGCCGCCGCCATCGGCTCAACCGTCATGGGCCTGATCGCCAACTACCCGATCGCCCTCGCGCCGGGCATGGGCCTGAACGCCTTCTTCACCTACACCGTCGTGCTGCACATGGGCCACACCTGGCAAGTGGCGCTGGGCGCGGTGTTCATTTCGGCCGTGATGTTTTTCCTGCTGTCGATCTTCCGCATCCGCGAATGGATCATTAACAGCATCCCGCTGCCGTTACGCTCGGCCATCGCTGCCGGTATCGGCCTGTTCCTGGCGCTGATTGCGCTGCACAACGCTGAAATCGTGGTGACCAACCCGGCCACCATGGTCGGCCTGGGCGATCTGGCCAAACCGGCACCGATTCTTGCGGCGCTGGGTTTCGCGCTGATCGTGGCGCTCGAAGCGCTGAAAGTGCGCGGCGCCGTGCTGATCGGCATTCTGGCCGTCACCATCGTCTCTATTGTCATGGGCTTCTCGCCGTTTGGCGGCGTGGTGTCGATGCCGCCTTCGCTGGCGCCGACCTTCCTGCAGCTGGACATTCCCGGCGCACTGAACATCGGCCTGGTCAGCGTGATTTTCTCCTTCCTGTTCGTCGACCTGTTCGACAACTCCGGCACCCTGATCGGCGTCGCCAAGCGCGCGGGCCTGATGGGCAAGGACGGCCACATGCCGAAGATGGGCCGTGCGCTGATCGCCGACAGCACCGCCGCGATGGCTGGCTCTCTGCTGGGCACGTCGACCACCACCAGTTACATCGAATCGGCTGCGGGCGTGAGTGCTGGTGGGCGAACCGGTCTGACGGCCATTGTGGTTGCCGTGCTGTTTCTTTTGGCGCTGTTTTTCGCACCGCTGGCCGGCAGCGTTCCGGCATTCGCCACCGCCCCTGCCCTGCTGTTCGTGGCCGTGCTGATGACCTCGGGCCTTGCCGAAATCAACTGGGATGACATCACTGAAGCGGCACCGGTCGTCATTACCGCGCTGGCGATGCCATTCACCTATTCGATCGCCAACGGCATCGCCTTTGGCTTCATTTCCTGGACCGTGATCAAGCTGTTGTCGGGTCGGGGCCGCGAGCTGAATTCGGCGCTGGTGGTGCTGTCGATTCTGTTCGTGATCAAGCTGGGCTTTTATCCATGA
- a CDS encoding (2Fe-2S)-binding protein — MSATNEQAFAGHSIALTLNGQTRQVDVQPWTTLLDLLREQLDLVGTKKGCDHGQCGACTVLRDGKRINACLTLAIMCDGAELTTIEGLANGDTLHPMQQAFIKHDAFQCGYCTPGQICSAVGLANEGRASTDDEVKELMSGNLCRCGAYSNIRAAVVEVLPSMNAAPDQGGRGQ; from the coding sequence ATGAGTGCAACCAATGAACAGGCGTTCGCAGGGCATTCCATCGCTCTGACGTTGAATGGCCAGACCCGACAAGTGGACGTACAGCCCTGGACCACCCTACTGGATTTGCTGCGCGAGCAGTTGGATCTGGTGGGCACCAAAAAAGGCTGCGACCACGGCCAATGCGGTGCATGCACCGTGCTGCGCGACGGCAAACGCATCAATGCGTGCCTGACCCTGGCGATCATGTGTGACGGCGCCGAGCTGACCACGATCGAAGGGCTCGCCAACGGCGACACGCTGCACCCGATGCAGCAAGCGTTCATCAAGCATGATGCGTTTCAGTGCGGCTACTGCACGCCCGGGCAGATCTGCTCGGCGGTGGGCCTGGCCAATGAAGGCCGCGCCAGCACCGATGACGAAGTGAAAGAGCTGATGAGCGGCAACCTCTGCCGTTGCGGCGCCTACAGCAATATCCGCGCTGCGGTGGTGGAGGTCTTGCCATCGATGAATGCTGCACCGGATCAGGGAGGGCGTGGCCAATGA
- a CDS encoding FAD binding domain-containing protein: MNPFSYSKPSDIAQAVNLAGPASRFIAGGTNLLDLMKENIARPEHLIDITGLPLKDVRATDSGGVMIGALVSNADLAWHPLIERDYPLLSQAILAGASPQLRNMASTGGNLLQRTRCYYFYDSTVPCNKREPGTGCPAKEGLNRIHAILGASDACVATHPSDMCVALAALEARVHVQGRAGARVIEFADFHRLPGDAPQRDNQLADDELITAVELPAPRFQQHSHYLKIRDRASYAFALISVAAAVELDGDVIRDVRIALGGVAHKPWRDTAVEQSLKGQPVSRENFVAAADAMLRDAQPLAHNAFKIKLARRAIVRALSDATLGGTV; the protein is encoded by the coding sequence ATGAATCCCTTCAGCTACAGCAAGCCATCGGATATCGCTCAGGCGGTCAATCTCGCAGGGCCTGCCAGCCGTTTCATTGCTGGCGGTACGAACCTGCTGGATTTGATGAAAGAAAACATCGCTCGCCCTGAACACCTCATCGACATTACCGGGCTGCCGCTCAAGGACGTCCGCGCCACTGACAGCGGTGGCGTGATGATTGGCGCGTTGGTGAGCAACGCTGATCTGGCGTGGCACCCGTTGATCGAACGAGATTACCCATTGTTGTCCCAAGCCATTCTGGCGGGCGCATCGCCGCAGTTGCGCAACATGGCGAGCACCGGTGGCAACCTGTTGCAGCGCACCCGCTGCTACTACTTCTACGACTCTACCGTGCCGTGCAACAAGCGCGAGCCTGGCACGGGCTGTCCGGCCAAAGAGGGCCTGAACCGCATCCATGCGATTCTCGGTGCCAGCGATGCCTGCGTCGCGACGCACCCCTCGGACATGTGTGTCGCGCTGGCTGCGCTGGAGGCGCGCGTCCACGTTCAGGGTCGCGCCGGTGCCCGGGTCATCGAGTTCGCTGACTTCCACCGCTTGCCGGGGGATGCGCCGCAACGGGACAACCAACTCGCCGATGATGAGCTGATCACCGCCGTCGAACTGCCTGCGCCGCGTTTCCAGCAGCACAGCCACTATTTGAAGATCCGTGACCGCGCGTCTTACGCCTTTGCCCTGATCTCGGTAGCCGCTGCCGTCGAGCTCGATGGCGACGTCATTCGTGATGTGCGCATCGCCCTCGGCGGCGTCGCCCACAAGCCTTGGCGTGACACGGCCGTCGAGCAGTCGCTCAAGGGTCAGCCGGTCTCGCGGGAAAACTTCGTTGCTGCTGCCGACGCGATGCTGCGCGACGCTCAGCCGCTGGCGCACAACGCTTTCAAGATCAAGCTGGCCCGCCGCGCGATCGTTCGCGCCTTGAGCGACGCCACCTTGGGAGGGACTGTTTAA
- a CDS encoding xanthine dehydrogenase family protein molybdopterin-binding subunit encodes MDRVDGRLKVTGQARYAGEYSEAGLLHGSVVSSTIASGRVVSIDASQALAVPGVVAVIDHTNRPHIASYDEDYQDADSAEGSPFRPFYNDRVLYSGQPLALVVADTLELARHAGSLVRIEYETDSHQTDLSVGQSDAHTAPAETPKPRGDFSGAFAQSAVTVDTHYSTPNEHHNPMEPHASTVFYKADGSLEIHDKTQGTQNCQDYLHSVFGLEKEKIRVLAAFVGGAFGSGLRPQYQLPLAVMASLKLQRSVRLTLTRQQMFTFGYRPQTLQHMRLGASKDGKLTAIAHDTIGQTSRFEDFTEHVVEWSGMLYQCDNVQLSYKLAPLDVYTPLDMRAPGAASGMVALECAMDELAIAAGVDPLQLRIVNFADSNGNEGKPYSSKELLACYEQGAERFGWSKRNPEPRSMRQGRQLVGWGMAGGVWEAMQMPASAKASIDSSGKITVSSATTDIGTGTYTVMTQIAAEAAGVNPADVTFVLGDSSLPTSPLQGGSFTVSSVGTAVQQACRALRAKLLDAVRMAHPQYAVVDMADVGYGDGYLLIDDQRFAYADIVRESSHDTLEVQIDAKPDDKREGYSTATHSAVFVEVLVDEDLGTIRVNRVVDAVAAGRVVNPKTARSQILGGVVWGIGQALQEESQTDHTLGRFMNHSLAEYHIPVNADIGEIDVLFVEENDSIVNDLGSKGVGEIGIVGVASAIANAIYHATGKRVREFPITLDKVL; translated from the coding sequence ATGGACCGCGTCGACGGACGCCTGAAAGTCACCGGCCAGGCCCGCTATGCCGGTGAGTACTCAGAGGCCGGGTTGCTGCACGGCAGCGTGGTTTCCAGCACTATCGCCTCCGGCCGGGTTGTCAGCATTGATGCCTCCCAGGCGCTGGCGGTGCCCGGCGTGGTGGCGGTCATCGATCACACCAACCGCCCGCACATCGCCAGTTATGACGAGGACTATCAGGACGCCGACTCTGCGGAAGGCTCGCCGTTCCGGCCGTTCTACAACGACCGCGTGCTCTACAGCGGCCAGCCTCTGGCGCTGGTGGTGGCGGACACCCTTGAGCTGGCGCGGCATGCCGGTTCCCTCGTGCGCATCGAATACGAAACCGATTCGCACCAGACCGACCTCAGCGTCGGCCAGAGTGACGCCCACACCGCGCCGGCGGAAACGCCAAAGCCGCGCGGGGATTTTTCAGGCGCATTCGCCCAGTCCGCAGTGACTGTCGACACCCACTACAGCACGCCCAACGAGCACCACAACCCGATGGAGCCCCACGCGTCGACGGTGTTTTACAAGGCCGACGGCAGCCTGGAGATTCACGATAAAACCCAGGGCACGCAGAACTGCCAGGACTACCTGCACAGCGTATTCGGCCTGGAGAAAGAAAAGATTCGCGTCCTCGCCGCCTTCGTCGGTGGTGCGTTCGGCTCCGGCCTGCGCCCGCAATATCAGCTGCCTCTTGCCGTCATGGCATCGCTGAAACTCCAGCGTTCGGTGCGACTGACGCTGACCCGCCAGCAGATGTTCACCTTCGGCTACCGTCCACAGACGCTGCAGCACATGCGCCTGGGCGCTTCCAAAGACGGCAAGCTGACAGCGATTGCCCACGACACTATCGGCCAGACTTCTCGCTTCGAAGACTTCACCGAGCACGTCGTTGAATGGAGCGGCATGCTCTATCAGTGCGACAACGTGCAGTTGAGCTACAAGCTGGCGCCGCTGGACGTGTACACGCCGCTGGACATGCGCGCTCCGGGCGCCGCTTCCGGCATGGTCGCGCTGGAATGTGCGATGGACGAGCTGGCAATTGCCGCCGGCGTCGATCCCCTGCAGCTGCGGATCGTCAATTTCGCCGACAGCAACGGTAACGAAGGCAAGCCGTATTCCAGCAAAGAACTGCTGGCCTGTTATGAGCAAGGCGCCGAGCGCTTCGGCTGGAGCAAGCGCAATCCTGAACCACGCAGCATGCGCCAGGGCCGGCAACTGGTGGGTTGGGGCATGGCCGGCGGTGTGTGGGAAGCCATGCAAATGCCGGCCAGCGCCAAAGCCAGTATCGACAGCAGCGGCAAGATCACTGTCAGCAGCGCCACCACTGACATCGGCACCGGTACTTACACGGTCATGACCCAGATCGCCGCCGAGGCCGCTGGCGTAAATCCGGCAGACGTCACGTTCGTGCTGGGCGATTCGTCGCTGCCGACCTCGCCGTTGCAGGGCGGCTCGTTCACCGTGTCGTCCGTGGGCACCGCGGTGCAGCAGGCCTGCCGCGCATTGCGCGCCAAGTTGCTCGACGCCGTGCGCATGGCGCATCCGCAATACGCGGTGGTGGACATGGCTGATGTCGGTTATGGCGACGGTTATCTGCTCATCGATGATCAGCGTTTTGCGTACGCCGACATCGTCCGCGAATCGTCCCACGACACGCTGGAGGTGCAGATTGACGCCAAGCCTGACGACAAGCGCGAAGGTTATTCGACGGCGACCCACTCGGCGGTATTCGTCGAAGTGCTGGTGGACGAAGACCTGGGCACTATTCGTGTGAATCGGGTAGTGGATGCTGTTGCGGCGGGCCGTGTGGTCAATCCGAAAACGGCGCGCAGCCAGATTCTCGGCGGCGTGGTCTGGGGGATTGGTCAGGCGTTGCAGGAAGAGAGCCAGACCGACCACACCCTCGGGCGCTTCATGAACCACAGCCTGGCGGAGTACCACATCCCGGTGAACGCCGATATCGGCGAGATCGACGTGCTGTTCGTGGAAGAGAACGACAGCATCGTCAACGACCTGGGTTCCAAGGGTGTGGGCGAGATCGGCATCGTCGGCGTGGCCTCTGCCATCGCCAATGCCATCTACCACGCCACGGGCAAGCGCGTTCGGGAATTCCCGATTACGCTGGATAAGGTGCTTTAA
- the choX gene encoding choline ABC transporter substrate-binding protein has product MNSFIRHISCAALMLSSGVLLAAEPAKCQNVRMGVVNWTDVVATSAVAEVLLQNMGYEVKQTSAAQQIIFGGLRDDRLDVFMGYWKPAMDKNIAPFVAANQVKVLDVPSMSDAQATLAVPDYVASGGLKTFGDIAKFKDKLGGKIYGIEPGTGANANIKGMIEKNQFGLGGFQLVESGEAGMLAAVQRAIKRNEWVVFVGWTPHPMNINMKIAYLTGSEDVFGPSEGAATVSVVTAPDYASRCPNVSKLMSNLKFTAAQESQMMVPIMNRKVPNDVARQWLKDHPEDMKRWLDGVTTFDGKDAMAAVQVAVNK; this is encoded by the coding sequence ATGAACTCATTTATCCGTCATATCAGTTGCGCTGCGTTGATGCTGAGCAGCGGCGTCCTGCTGGCTGCGGAACCTGCCAAGTGCCAGAACGTGCGCATGGGCGTGGTCAACTGGACTGACGTCGTTGCCACCAGCGCAGTCGCCGAAGTGCTGTTGCAAAACATGGGATACGAGGTCAAACAGACCAGCGCCGCCCAGCAAATCATTTTTGGCGGCCTGCGTGACGATCGGCTCGACGTGTTCATGGGTTACTGGAAACCGGCCATGGACAAGAACATCGCGCCCTTTGTGGCAGCCAACCAGGTCAAGGTGCTCGACGTGCCCAGCATGAGCGATGCCCAGGCGACGCTCGCGGTGCCGGATTATGTGGCGTCGGGCGGGCTGAAAACCTTCGGCGATATTGCCAAATTCAAGGACAAACTCGGTGGCAAGATCTACGGCATCGAGCCTGGCACCGGTGCCAACGCCAACATCAAGGGCATGATCGAGAAAAACCAGTTCGGGCTCGGCGGTTTCCAGCTGGTCGAGTCCGGCGAGGCGGGCATGCTCGCAGCGGTGCAGCGTGCGATCAAGCGTAATGAATGGGTGGTATTCGTCGGCTGGACCCCGCACCCGATGAACATCAACATGAAGATCGCCTACCTGACCGGCAGTGAAGACGTGTTCGGCCCGAGTGAAGGCGCGGCGACCGTTTCCGTGGTGACAGCCCCGGATTACGCATCTCGATGCCCGAACGTCAGCAAACTGATGAGCAACCTGAAGTTCACCGCCGCTCAGGAAAGCCAGATGATGGTGCCGATCATGAACCGCAAGGTGCCGAACGACGTTGCTCGCCAGTGGCTCAAGGATCATCCTGAAGACATGAAGCGCTGGCTGGATGGCGTGACGACCTTCGATGGCAAAGATGCAATGGCTGCCGTGCAGGTGGCGGTGAACAAATAA